The following is a genomic window from Flavobacterium sp..
AATCCATAATTTTAGTTTTAATTCAATTGGGCGGAATTGGAATATTAACCTTTACGTCTTTCTTTGCTTTCTTCTTTAGAGGAAGTTCTTCTTTTAAAGAAGGCTTAAATACAAAAGATTTTATTGCACACGATGGCTTAAAAGATGTTTTTAGAGCGGCTCTAAATGTTGTGCTTTTTACTATTGGAATTGAAGCAGTCGGAGCAATTTTTGTATACACTTCTATCATTGATAATAATGCCATCGAGAATAAATTTTTCTTTTCAATATTCCATTCAATTTCTGCTTTTTGTAATGCTGGCTTTTCTATTTTATCGGCTGGATTGTATGACCAAGCGATTCGTTTTGATTATTTCTTGCAATGGATAATTATGATATTAATTATTTTTGGTGGGCTAGGCCATAATATTATATTCAATTTTTATCAAAAAATCAAAACACAAGTTTTAGAATTTTTTGATAAAACCATTGTTCATCGAAAAGTTCGAATCATTACCCTAAATACTCAAATTGTAATTTATACAACATTAGTTTTGTTAATTGGTGGTTTTGTTTTCTTATTTATTTCAGAATACAACAACACTTTATTAGAACACGAAAGCACTTTTGGAAAAATAACTGCCGCGGCATTTAATTCGGTAACACCTAGAACTGCCGGATTTAATGCGGTTGATTTTGCTAATATGACAGTTCCTTCATTATTAGTAATTATTTTTTTAATGTGGATTGGAGGTTCGCCAGCTTCAACCGCTGGGGGTATTAAAACTAGTACCTTTGCATTAGCCACTTTAAATATATTTGCAGTAGCAAAAGGAAAAAGCAGAATTGAAATATTTGGAAGAAGAATTTCAAGTGAATCCACCTCAAGAGCTTTCGCAATTTTATGTATTTCATTAATTTCTATCGGAATCTCAATTATACTTTTGTTAATTTTTGAACCGAAAGGAACCCCTCTATTAACAGTAGCTTTTGAATGTTTTTCTGCTTATAGTACTGTAGGATTAAGCTTAAATTTCACCCCAACAATAACAGAACCTAGCAAATATGTTCTTATCGCAGATATGTTCATAGGACGTATTGGAATGCTCAACTTATTAATTGGAATGCTTCAAAAATTGAATCATCAATTCTATGAATATCCAAAAGAAAATATATTAATTAACTAATGTGCCAAAAATGAAAATTATAGTATTTGGTTTAGGAAACTTCGGAATGTCGCTTGCCATCAGTTTAACTGAAACAGGAAACGAAGTAATAGGTGTAGATAAAAACATCGAAAAAATTAATCTTATCAAAGATAAAATTTCACATGCAATTGCCTTAGATTCAACAAATGAATTATCATATGAAGCTTTACCATTAAAAGATGCTGATAAAGTTGTAGTAGCTATTGGAGAAAATGAAGGGGCAGCGATAATTACAACTGCAATTATTAAAAAATTGAGTGATGTAAAAATCATCAGTAGAGCTTTATCTCCTATACACGACACGGTTTTAGAAGCTATGGGAATTTATAGTATTATTCACCCAGAACAAGAATCGGCAGATCGATTAACCAAACAAATCAACTTCAAATCAACTTTAGAAAACTATCAATTAGATGACAATTTTACGATTTCTGAAGTGAGAGCTAAACCAGAATTCTTCGGAAAAACATTGGGTGAATTAGACTCTATAGATACATATCATTTAACTCTAATTACGATTATTCGCAAAAGAGAAAAACGTAATTTAATTGGGAAAAAGTCAATTGTAAAAGAATCTATTGGGCGTCCTACACCCGAAACAATCGTTCAGGAAGACGATATTTTAGTAGTTTATGGATACAACAAAGACATTGAAACGTATTGTTTAGGACAAGAAGAACACCAAATTAGAAGCTAAAATGACTCGAATTCTTTCTACAAAAAAACTTTCAAAGGCGTTAAAAAAGAAGTTTTCTGATGCTGGAATAGAACTTGTAGAAAAGAATTTTATTCAACCCAAATCGGTTTCTTTTGAAACACTTCAACTAAACAATTACTTAATTTTTACAAGTAAAGAAGCGGTAAAAAGTGTTTTAAAATCGGAAGTAAAAAACGTTCATTCCATTTCATGTTTGTGTGTCGGAAGTAAAACCAAAAATTTTCTCGAAAAGAAAGGTTTCACCGTTATTGAAAGTGCTGATTATGCCGAAGATTTAATTGAAGTTATTGATTCGAAATACAAAGGAAATTCGTTTACATTCTTCTGTGGTAACATCAGAAAAAATACGATTCCATATTATTTTCAGCAAAACAAAATCGCATATAACGAAATTGTCGTATATGAAACCAAACTGAAACCACACCAAATAAAAAAACCATTTGATGGCATTTTATTTTTTAGTCCGTCTGGAGTAAGTAGCTTTTTGGAAAACAACACATTAGAAAATAAAATGTGTTTTTGTATTGGAACCACCACTGCAAAAGCATTAGAAAATAATCCCGAAGTTTCGGGACATAAAAACATAGTAATTGCATCTCAACCAACCGTTGAAAATGTAATTACTGAAGTAATAAAATTTTATAAATAAAAATAAGAACTGAAAGGTTTTCGAAATCTGTTAGGTCTGAAAAACAAAAACCATGTTAAAGAACGATTTATTTTTAAGAGCATTAAAAGGAGAAACCGTTGAACGTCCACCCGTTTGGATGATGCGTCAAGCAGGAAGATATTTGCCAGAATTTAGAGCCTTGCGCGATAAATATGATTTTTTCACGCGTTGCGAAACTCCAGAATTAGCAGCTGAAATCACGGTTCAACCGATTCGAATTGTAAAACCAGATGCTGCAATTTTATTTTCAGATATTTTGGTAGTACCAAGAGCTATGGGAATTCACGTAGAATTAAAAGACAATTTAGGTCCGATAATTCCAAATCCTATTCGTACAGCTGAACAAGTAAATCAGGTTTTTGTTCCAAATATTCACGAGACTTTAGGTTACGTGATGGATGCAGTAAAACTAACTAAAGAAATGCTGAACGACGAAGTACCATTAATTGGTTTCGCAGGTTCACCATGGACGATTTTTTGTTATGCAGTAGAAGGAAAAGGTTCTAAAAGTTTTGATACAGCAAAAGGATTTTGTTTTTCAAATCCAATAGCAGCACACTTATTATTGCAAAAAATTACCGATACCACGATTTTATACTTGAAAGAAAAAGTAAAAGCAGGTTGTAATGCGATTCAAATTTTTGACTCTTGGGGCGGAATGCTTTCTCCTGTTGATTATCAAGAATTCTCATGGCAATACATCAACCAAATTGTAGAAGTTTTAGCTGAAGAAACCGAAGTTATCGTATTTGGAAAAGGATGTTGGTTTGCTTTGAACGACATGGCAAAATCAAAAGCATCAGCTTTAGGAGTAGATTGGACATGTTCACCAAGAAACGCACGTTATTTAACCGGTGGCGATATCACTTTACAAGGAAATTTCGATCCAAGTCGTTTACTTTCTCCAATTCCAACCATCAAAAAAATGGTTCACGAAATGATTGACGAATTTGGAAAAGA
Proteins encoded in this region:
- the hemE gene encoding uroporphyrinogen decarboxylase — protein: MLKNDLFLRALKGETVERPPVWMMRQAGRYLPEFRALRDKYDFFTRCETPELAAEITVQPIRIVKPDAAILFSDILVVPRAMGIHVELKDNLGPIIPNPIRTAEQVNQVFVPNIHETLGYVMDAVKLTKEMLNDEVPLIGFAGSPWTIFCYAVEGKGSKSFDTAKGFCFSNPIAAHLLLQKITDTTILYLKEKVKAGCNAIQIFDSWGGMLSPVDYQEFSWQYINQIVEVLAEETEVIVFGKGCWFALNDMAKSKASALGVDWTCSPRNARYLTGGDITLQGNFDPSRLLSPIPTIKKMVHEMIDEFGKDKYIVNLGHGILPNIPVDHAKAFVEAVKEYKK
- a CDS encoding potassium channel family protein, translating into MKIIVFGLGNFGMSLAISLTETGNEVIGVDKNIEKINLIKDKISHAIALDSTNELSYEALPLKDADKVVVAIGENEGAAIITTAIIKKLSDVKIISRALSPIHDTVLEAMGIYSIIHPEQESADRLTKQINFKSTLENYQLDDNFTISEVRAKPEFFGKTLGELDSIDTYHLTLITIIRKREKRNLIGKKSIVKESIGRPTPETIVQEDDILVVYGYNKDIETYCLGQEEHQIRS
- a CDS encoding TrkH family potassium uptake protein, which codes for MEKESLLNYLYRFFDIIVLLFIVFDFGYDFEENYNSPHVIGLILLSIGLLAFNSFKFFTYKYKSNKKVALANMILLTGIMLTCFVISLLNLDFPTDYILQKVKPVLEGGLIFYFLLRLLVLVRHIYDIYFNPAIVFVGSFMILALTGGFLLMLPSATTNGITFTNALFTSTSAVCVTGLAVVDTSTAFTVVGQSIILVLIQLGGIGILTFTSFFAFFFRGSSSFKEGLNTKDFIAHDGLKDVFRAALNVVLFTIGIEAVGAIFVYTSIIDNNAIENKFFFSIFHSISAFCNAGFSILSAGLYDQAIRFDYFLQWIIMILIIFGGLGHNIIFNFYQKIKTQVLEFFDKTIVHRKVRIITLNTQIVIYTTLVLLIGGFVFLFISEYNNTLLEHESTFGKITAAAFNSVTPRTAGFNAVDFANMTVPSLLVIIFLMWIGGSPASTAGGIKTSTFALATLNIFAVAKGKSRIEIFGRRISSESTSRAFAILCISLISIGISIILLLIFEPKGTPLLTVAFECFSAYSTVGLSLNFTPTITEPSKYVLIADMFIGRIGMLNLLIGMLQKLNHQFYEYPKENILIN
- a CDS encoding uroporphyrinogen-III synthase, with amino-acid sequence MTRILSTKKLSKALKKKFSDAGIELVEKNFIQPKSVSFETLQLNNYLIFTSKEAVKSVLKSEVKNVHSISCLCVGSKTKNFLEKKGFTVIESADYAEDLIEVIDSKYKGNSFTFFCGNIRKNTIPYYFQQNKIAYNEIVVYETKLKPHQIKKPFDGILFFSPSGVSSFLENNTLENKMCFCIGTTTAKALENNPEVSGHKNIVIASQPTVENVITEVIKFYK